Proteins found in one Miscanthus floridulus cultivar M001 chromosome 4, ASM1932011v1, whole genome shotgun sequence genomic segment:
- the LOC136548694 gene encoding uncharacterized protein has translation MAPPSSLPELTDDLIGEILLRLSPDEPAHLFRTSLVCKSWRHLLSDLGFLRRYREFHGTPPVLAFLNYNSFVSTTSAACPLIPPALDCYGCVALDCRHGRVLLHTIHPAGLIVWDPITGNQQHLPDAPEDPYNHLTGAVLCAADGCDHVDCDRGGPFLVVFGGTADDENLVEDDVSFTWLSVYSSETGTWSALASAHLGPISRSRDVMGPSLLAGGVLYFLLEDGRRVLRYELGRHELSVMNNLPPLRVGNMALVKAEDGGLGVAGVEGYSLHLWSWRGAAAGWVQGRVIELEMMLPMTIGDPSTRLLVVGYSEDANTIFIHSNDGIFAVEFKSDRITQICESRNFQAITPYASFYTPDYARERFAIIGEDAVMYN, from the exons ATGGCGCCGCCAAGCTCACTGCCGGAGTTGACGGACGACCTCATCGGGGAGATCCTCCTTCGCCTTTCGCCGGATGAGCCTGCGCACCTCTTCCGCACCTCCCTCGTCTGTAAGTCCTGGCGCCACCTCCTCTCCGACCTCGGCTTCCTCCGCCGCTACCGCGAGTTCCACGGAACACCGCCCGTGCTCGCCTTCCTCAACTACAACAGCTTCGTGTCCACCACGAGCGCCGCCTGCCCGCTCATCCCTCCGGCGTTAGACTGCTACGGCTGCGTCGCCCTCGACTGCCGCCACGGCCGCGTGCTCCTCCACACCATCCATCCGGCAGGCCTCATCGTCTGGGACCCCATCACCGGCAACCAGCAACACCTGCCTGACGCGCCGGAGGACCCGTACAACCACCTCACCGGAGCCGTCCTCTGCGCGGCGGACGGCTGCGATCACGTCGACTGCGACCGCGGGGGCCCCTTCCTCGTGGTCTTCGGGGGCACCGCCGACGACGAGAACCTCGTGGAGGACGACGTCAGTTTCACGTGGCTGAGCGTCTACTCGTCGGAGACCGGAACGTGGAGCGCGCTGGCCTCGGCTCACCTCGGGCCCATCTCGAGGTCCCGCGACGTGATGGGGCCCAGCCTGCTCGCCGGAGGCGTGCTCTACTTCCTCCTAGAGGACGGTCGCAGAGTCCTCAGGTACGAATTGGGCAGGCATGAGCTGTCAGTGATGAATAACCTGCCACCCTTGCGCGTGGGAAACATGGCCCTCGTGAAGGCGGAAGACGGCGGGCTGGGAGTCGCCGGCGTGGAGGGCTACAGCCTCCACCTGTGGTCCTGGAGGGGCGCTGCCGCCGGTTGGGTGCAGGGCAGGGTGATCGAGCTGGAGATGATGCTCCCCATGACCATTGGTGACCCCTCCACCAGACTCCTTGTGGTCGGCTACTCAGAGGATGCTAATACCATTTTCATACATTCAAATGACGGGATCTTCGCCGTTGAGTTCAAATCTGACCGGATCACGCAGATATGCGAGAGCCGGAACTTCCAGGCCATCACTCCCTATGCAAGCTTCTACACTCCTG ATTATGCTAGGGAAAGATTTGCAATAATCGGTGAGGATGCAGTGATGTACAATTGA